The Paroedura picta isolate Pp20150507F chromosome 2, Ppicta_v3.0, whole genome shotgun sequence sequence tgcacaagtaccccaaggtctcgttcacacacagtgttacctagaagcgtatcccccatccagtaggcatgcttttcatttttctgacccagatgcagaactttacatttatctttattaaactgcatcttgttctcatttgcccattttcccattgtgttcagatctcgttgaactctgtctctatcttccggagtatttgccagtcctcccaatttggtgtcatctgcaaacttgatgagtagtccctccaccccctcatctagatcattaataaatatgttaaaaattaccgagcctagcaccgagccctgaggtaccccgctactcacctccctccagtctgatgaaacaccattgacaacaactctgtgagtgcggttctctaaccaattccctatccacctaactatttgaaaatccagattgcaatccttcaatttatccatcagtacatcatggggaaccttatcaaaagctttactaaaatccaagtaaacgacatcaactgaatttccacaatccagcaaacctgttacttggtcaaaaaaggaaaccaggttggtctgacaggacctgccacttttctctacccggaggaggctcaaagcgactctATTGGGAGGGAAAGTCTTTTATCTAAATTTCTACTCCAGGTGGACATAGAGTTATCTGGAATTAACAACTGAAACAAAATAGGAGCTACTGACagctttaaaaagtaaaaccAACATTTAATGACTAATAATAGACAGGATTTGAGAACTCCAGCTCTAATTGCAAAGTGGACGACATATAGCATGAAACACTTAAGGTTTTCtaaagaatttgaaaaaaaatcaagatttatATGATCAACTTACCATACTGGAGTAGAATATCTGACAAACAAATCTATAATTGTTCTATAAAGGATCATTAGTGCTAGAACCAATTGCCCTCCGTTGCaagaaaataatttgaaataaAACAAAGGAGGAGTAACTTCTGTATTAACATATAGCGATGCAAATCCCAAGACAGAGTTTGTTTAAGCTTAACCCTCAGATGCTTGACATTTTTTACTCAACTGAGTTTTCATGCATGGATAAATAACAAGTTCTTTTTAGTTTGGATATAAGAAGATTGGTACTTTGTTTTATTGAAGGGTATTTCTAAATATTCTTTGATGCAGAAATAATAAAACTCATTTAATATCTTCTCTAAACCTCAGAGAGTAAGGACTGATAAAACTAGATTGTCTGTGTATGCTAAATAAGGTACAGGCAGACTACTTAGCTGACAAGAACAATATATCTACAGTGCTGGCTAGGGtgaaaataatttatatataaattaaataaatgcagggccaagatccagccCTGTCTTAACACCTTCTCTTATCCTAATTGGATTTGAGAGGTAGGAACTACCTGGTATGTGTCATGTGCCACACTTAGCTCATGTCCATTTGGTCGTTTTCTCCTGGGCTTGAATTGTACACCTGGTTGGTGCCACTCCCTCCTCTGGGTGACTGATTATTCTCTAGCTCTCTGAAGTGCAGAGTATTCATTTTTTGTGCTACTGTCTTATTGGACAGAATGTAAACAACTCTTTGCTGTAGCATTAGTACCTGCTTGTTGCTCAGACAGCCTGTCCCTTATTTTCATACCATTATTGATCAAATGGATGCATTGTGGAGAAGGAGATTTCTGCTCAGAATATGGTGAATTAGGGGACATGGGGCTGAGGGTGTAATTGTTCTGGATTCCCAGGGCAAACTTGTCTTCAACAATGTTTGCCTGTACGTGAACTCCTTTTTGATGCTTCCTGAgttccttcaataaagactaacttCAGTTTTATTCCAATGCCTGGAATTCCTGTTTGTGGTTCTGAAGATAACTGTGGACTGCACTCCTAGGGTTGTATCAATATACAAATCTAGAGAATATTTTCAGAGTATAGATTCTTGTTAGGGATCTGCCATGCATACCCATGTTAAAAAGCTTTTCCCACAATCTAATGAGAGACATAGAATCAAATACACcacaaagatttaaaaaatgaaaatgacacCGTTTGCACTTCTAATAGGCCAGTATTGTTGTCTTTACCTCTTCGATGTCTTGTGAATTTGCATCAGGACGCTTCCATGAAGACTTAGAAAGAGCCCATAATACTAAGAGACCATAAATCAGGATCAGCATCCCTAAAATATTAGCAAAATAGGCTTCTGCAGGGAGCTTTGAGTATGGTGTTGTTGAATTTTTTCTGGGGGAAGAGACAAACATCAAATTCATTTAAGGATAAACAAGTAGTAGCTTACACACTTTCCTCCCAGAGACTGCTAAAGGAGAACACAGCTGGGGAATACCAATAAGATATCTTTAAcgcaatggaataaataaacagACTTGGAACCTATGCTgaatataaactgaataaaaagaagacaaagaaaatgGTATTAATGGCAACTAAAGTAGAAGAAGCGATAGAAAAAATAGAACGttactaaaaatatatatttgggaaTATAAATAATAAGACAAAACAATAATCTTTATCAAAAGAATCTTGGCCAAACTTTATATTAACAAAGATctacagagtggtaagacagcagacatgcagtctgaaagctctgcctatgaggctgggagttcaatcccagcagccggctcaaggttgactcagccttccatccttccaaggtcagtaaattgagtacccagcttgctggggggtaaaacggtaatgactagggaagggaatggcaaaccaccctgtactgagtctgccatgaaaacgctagagggcgtcaccccaagggtcagatatgacccggtgcttgcacaggggataccattacctttacaaAGATGGGACAGGTTAGGAATTACATGCTTAGGGACGATTTCTGCAGTTAAAATTAGCATAACGCCAAGATTGATTTGTTTCAAATGTTACTAATTTATGTAactgaaaatattctttaaaaatagcAGAGACTGATAAATAATTTTATATGGAGTGGAAAGAAGTCATAAATAAGTTTTAAATTactacagaatttaaaaaaagagGGAACACAGTCATATCAAATTGCATCACCAAGCTGCTGTACTAGTCTCGGTTTTAGAAtagattataaaattaaaacaaagaaacattACATTGGAAGTAATTGATATTAAAGAAGGAATACATAATTACTTGTGCATTAAGAGGTCAATACAAACAGTGAAAATACAAATcgaactgccagctctgggtggggaaatgcctggagactttgggggtggagccaagcatgggtgggatttggggcagggaagtccctcagtggggtataatgcaatggagtccaccttccaaagcagccattttctccaggggaactgcactCTTCCACTCACCGTTAACATCTTTCTACTTACTTTGTGGACTGCCATTGTCTCACATGTTGCCAGCTCCCTGTCTGGGTTGCTACCAACAGAGTTATGAAAGCTACATATACAATGGCAGCACTCAGTGTCATTAGGAACCTTACATGCTATGAATCAAATGTCATAGGAAGCCCTTATTGTAAGCCTCCCAGTAGTGACCCTCTTTTGATATCCATTGGGATTAGTCAGACAAAACAAGCCACCAAACCACCGCACAGAGGTTCAGAAATAGAATATGAAAGAAATTAAATGTGGGTGCATTTTGagctagaaatgctcttcttcagGGGATACAACATGATGTTCTCTCTCGGAACTCTTCAAGAAACTGAGGTGGAACAATGTCTCATGATGGTTACAAGAGGAATATTTCTTTCATCGAACAGCTTTGCATGTTGGTGGCTTGCCACTTGCTTGGTTTCATTGGGCTCCTTACTGCTGTACCATTATCTTTAGAGACTTTGCCTACTTCTATTTCTGAGAGTTACTGATTGCTTCCAGACTCCACAACAGGCCATCACCCTTCATTTGGCCTTTTCTAGGCTGAAACTAGCAGGTTGTTTTTTACTCTGGAGTCTCCTTCACCACCCTTGATTTCGGACCCTaagagcatccatttcctccaattTGCATTATGATCTCCTTTGCAGCTGTGGCTGCCTCCCCCAGTACTCACAGTCTGAAGAACAGCTTCTCATTGATGCCAGAGACACAGGCAGCCATCACTAAAGAAAGGATGGCGGAGCCAAAGAAGACATGGATGGGCTTGTAGAGGGCTCGCAGCCAGATGGGGGCCCAAGGTAGCAGGAAAGAAGCAAACCCCATAAACCACTAGATTAGAAAAATAAGAATTAGGATTTTTTCCTTAAATCACAAAATCATtgtggagaaggaaatggagaaggaacatGGCCTCTGTACTGGCATGgtgcttctttaaaaacaaattatacaTCTAAGAGTTTTACAGACAAGGTTATTTTAATACTTTACACATATAAACTGTTAGGTAGTCCAAGATTCTCTAGACAATGAGACACTTGATTTTAGAGAGGCGCCTAGTACGTATCCAATTTTGCTTGCTATGTTGCACTGGATGCCATGCCTTTGGCAGAGAACATGACATGCTGAATGGGCAGGAGGGCTAATTTagggaagcagaaaaaaaagacaACCAAGGCAAAACATGCAGCTTTTCAAGGGGGTATGTGAAAAATGTAACTAGTACTCATATTTTATAAGGATCTGGAGAGAGGTCAACCAATGTAATTGACAGGCTACAGAACTAAGGCAAACCAAAGTATCTCATCctatcaatcaatctttattttatggtCATTGACACcaaaattgattgattgtatCTCATCATACAATGCACAACTGTGGGATTCATGGTTACAAGACACTATAGAAGCCTTTGGCATAAAAAGGTTCAGTATTAAGGTAAGAGGAAGATCCTACCTAATCCATGATAATTTGCCCTTTAGCAGGAATGCAATGTGTTGAAATAGCATATTATATAGGgaggggtgggttataaatccaacaaataaGTGTTTTGGGCCACCAGCATTCAAGAACAAACAGGTGACTGATATCATCAGCTTTCCTTGCTTTTGAGCTTCCCTGAAGCATCTGGTGGACCACTGCCAGAGAAAAGGCCAAAATATGTGGACTAGGGGACTGACCAACTCAACTAGTCATTGTTCCCCCCCCTCACCTGGCAGGAGAAGAGCAGCACAGCAGTCAGCCCCAGCCAGCTGTGCAGTGAGTACATGTTGGGGATCTTGTTTTGGTTGTGGAACTCAAAGACAGCAACCAACCCCAACACAACAAGGATAAACGCTGCCAAGGTCAGTGCCGCATGGAGCAGCTTCCATGGGAGCTTGGAACCTTCCCAGGAGAGGGGCACACGATACACCAGCGCcgctgcagggaggggaagggagtttTCAGAATCAAGATGCTTGAGataccttgcccccccccccaccgctaaATGCCAATGCAAAAGCAAATATTGGGTTGGATGTGGAGCGTCTCCCTTACCTGAGCCATACAAGACCAACATGCCTGTCACCATGAGAACTGGATGCCAGTTGAACATTTCAGAAGAACCATCCCAGGCAAAGCCACCAAGCCAGTGTCGGCCCCAGAACCCTGTCAGCCCCACACAGAGAATCCCCAGAAGGCCAAGGAGAGCAGAAAACGGCAGGAACCGGATACGAGGCATCTCACTACTAGTGAAGGGCACACCTGGGAAAGATAAGGCAGCAGGTAGGTGTGTGGATGACGATTAGATTATAGCATTCATCACATACCTCCCACAAGGCCCTGCCTAATCTTCTTGTCCAGTTCCTCAGCCTCTGGAGCACAGGCTCTGCCTTCTACACACTACTGCATTGTCTAGAATAAACTGAATCAGCCTGAAAAGGGAGGAGTCCTAGCAGTTGGTTTAGGGAAGTAGCTTTCAAGTGCATAACTAAACTAGTAGAACACATGGTAAAGCTATCAGAAGGAGAGCTCCAGGATCTCCCTGGGCTGACTCAAACATATCTCAGTTTAATTGGAATGTTGTACTTTTAAAAAGCCAAGATTGTCATACAACGGAACCATAACTTGCTGAGAATGTCCTGCTAAAACTAAGTAGGGCTCTCACAGTGGCACCTCCTTTCCACTAGACAAAAGAAGCTCAATCTGTTTGCTTAGGTAAGGAACAGGTTTTCATGACTTTGATATGGTTTCCATCCCTCCCAGAGGCaacttgcacacacaaaaaagccacAGACTCGTTAGCTCTATTTAGCACCCATCTTAttttaaaacaagaacaaaaaacacCCATTTCCCAGGACTCGTCCATGCAAAATCACCTCCAGCTCTGCAACAGTCCACCAAGGACCAGAACCAACAAGTGATCAGGCAGgaagaaaataatgaaaatatatcTGGTGAGACAAAAATCTGTGAGCCAGAAACCTCCACAGCCACACAGAATTCAACCACACAAGTCTGCCCTCCTGATTTCAAAGCAGCCAAGGCATTCACAAAATGAATAGCTTGATCTAAGAGCCAACCAAAAATAAAGGTCATCGTAACCAAATGAAGGGAAAAGGAAAGTTCCACATGAGGGTTTTGAAGTGTCTATAGAATCTCTTCTCACAGTTACAGACCACAATTTTCTCTGCACACCCAACAGTACTGCATATAGGTTGCACCTGCAACTTCTACTTCCTGTAACAAGGCAACGGTCATGAGATGCCCCCAACTTCTGCTTTCACCCCAAAGTTTAGGTGGTTGACACAGAGACAGCTAAGATCAGAATGACAAAAACATCACTCTCCATAAAGCAGAACTTGGTGGCAAAAAGGATGGGCAAGACAGTCTTGTCACACTGAGAAATGGGACTTAACATACAAGTTCCTCACAGTTGTCCAATAGACTGGACTAGAGATTCTGCAGAATTTCCTTCAGCTCATGAGGATGGTTTCTTTTAAAACTGCAGGCACGCAGTTTCTAAGGTTTAAGATGCAGCACCAGTATCTTCCCAGAACTGGGAAATTATTCTACAATTTACATACTTATACACAAATAAGACAACATGCTTATCCAAATAG is a genomic window containing:
- the CYB561A3 gene encoding lysosomal membrane ascorbate-dependent ferrireductase CYB561A3 → MMSHAQGSIAPWNYFSRHSLRGRRKRGVPFTSSEMPRIRFLPFSALLGLLGILCVGLTGFWGRHWLGGFAWDGSSEMFNWHPVLMVTGMLVLYGSAALVYRVPLSWEGSKLPWKLLHAALTLAAFILVVLGLVAVFEFHNQNKIPNMYSLHSWLGLTAVLLFSCQWFMGFASFLLPWAPIWLRALYKPIHVFFGSAILSLVMAACVSGINEKLFFRLKNSTTPYSKLPAEAYFANILGMLILIYGLLVLWALSKSSWKRPDANSQDIEEPLLQEAR